The window GGTCAGCCtcctttatgatttttatttttattttttacttttatttttagtcCAGAATGTAATTACACacactttgtatttttaaatttcattgataataaaaaccaaataaataaataaaacaaattttaatgatAACGCCAATGGTTTGATATCTATAgataaatatttcatatataacgttataaacttttttttttatccgaTGTAAGACATCATAacatatttggtaactattcttaaaaattgttttctatttttcataaaaaaaaaaaaaaacatatttgacaataaaaactattttctattttttgtttttaataacaaaaaattgaatattttcaaataacatcttttaattgttttcgtTTGTTTTATAAtagttgttttaaaatataattatacaaacatgtaggataattaaaaataaaatactagacatgaaaattatttataaaacatatttaaaaatattaaaaacatgttaaaaatattttaagtttttagaaacattttcaaaaactattattaaaaattatttttagtaccgtttttaaaaataattaccaaacagataattagaaaaatatatagaaaattgaGATAATGATATATAATAGGAATTTTCAATATATCAAAGGgtatttcaaagaaaaaaaagagtctACAAATGCTTATGATTGTTAAGTGTTTTACAAGTGGTGGAGATTGATTTATAAATATGCTAAGTATACATAAATTAAGACCACCAATTGTTCATTTCTTAGATTGACACATCattatttaagatatttttttatttacttacgAAAAAACAACATCATTTTGGCTTggatacttttttctttttaagttacaaaagtttttaataaaattatttaaatacatccaaaatttttaattgaacttATGGTCCACCTAGAAGCAAGCTAGAGTTATAATTTTCATAGGATGGTATTGATATcatacaatttttattaagcatAAAGTAATTTcctataaaaatcaaaatagaaattatgtaaaaaaaaaaaaacatttgattttcatattaaggttttttttaaatcttatttaataaaatatcaatctattttttaacttgaaaatGGTTTACATCCTCTAGCAAAACCAATACATTAGTAAAACAAACCTCAACTTGGTCTCAAAATCTCAATATTTGTATGTTATTTAAAGTGtgtttgaaagtgtttttacaCGAAGtgttttgaaagtgtaaatatttttatctgaAAATGtctttaagaaaatcacctatcaAGTATATctctaaaaaaacattataagcgttattttgacagtgattttagaaaacgtttcaagtttaaaaattgtttttgaaaaaaaattaaggacttgtttgataattattttcaataatagttttttgttatctaaaataaataaaaaaacagaaaatttctatttttaaaaatagataacaTAATGTTTTCAGATAACATCTTATAGTTATTTTATGTTGTCATCACTTGTTTTTTGGGggctcttttaaaaaataagtatacagatatgtaaaatgattaaaaataaaatattagatataaatattatttttaaaatatatttaaaaatattaaaaattggttAAAATCACTTTAGGAACTGTTTCAAAATTTGTTCAAAAATCACCacacatatttaaaatttgtttttataaaaactattttttagaacaattttcaaaacatagTTACCAACACATGTCCTGAGTATTTAGCAAATTTTATGAAACACttgtaaaaatttgaaaaatcacatGTAgcattgaaaaatcacttataatattgaaaaatcacttatcatgttttttttattaagaaatatacataagtgtgtttgacagtgattttaataagtgtttttagagtgcgtttgagaGTGATCTAGAAAAcgtttctagcattttttttataattaaaaatgataaaaattttcaagtattataaatatttaaaactcttATTAGAATAATTATCGAACagacttttaatgtttttaacacttgaaaatttatatcattcaaCTATTAtagatgttttctaaaatcactaccaaacacacttGTGCATTTGGAAGTGATtatagaaagtatttttagtatttataacacttaaataataaaaaatttcaagtattagatatattaaaagcatttcctagaatcactaccaaacaaacTATTTTATCAAGTGattctagtatttttaatatttaaaattttttatctttaaagtataaaaaaaaactaaaaacacttcctaaaatcattactaAACACATTCTTAACGTGTTTGACGATGTttataggaagtgtttttagcatttttaatacttgaaggataaaaaatttaaagtgttataaaaattaaaaacacttcaaagaatcactaccaaacacactcaaatatagtaattttaggaagcgTTCTAAcctttctaatacttaaaaggtcaaaaaatttaagtgttaaaaatattagaagaatTTCCTATAGTCACTATCAAATGGACTCTtagtatttgatagtgattttaagaaaaatttataatatttttaatgtttgataaataaatattttcaagtattagaacgattaaaaacacttcctataaTCATTTAAACGTATTTTAAGAGTGTTTTTGGTggtaattttaagaagtgttgctaatattttttatattttttttttaagtattagaaaaataaaaaatacttcttaaaatcattataaaatacactttaattaataaagtgaaTTTCATAAAAACACTTTAAGTGACAACACATAAATGATTTTACAAACCCCATACGTTTCtccaaaaacactttcaatgctaaaaagtgtttttaaaaaatcctaCCAAACGTTGTCGTCATTTGATTTGAAAGTCATATTTACTAATTATTAAAACCctatttttaaccattttctACCTTTGCAAAACGAGAAGCCAATTATCAATACCCATTTGCTAATACAATACTCCTAAATCGTGCTTGGAAAAGACAAATTCAGCCACCATAAACGAGGTATGAGCCAACCAAGATTGAAAAAGTatatatactttaatatttctaataaattttgaaaacctttAATCAATGGCTAATATTGGATCCCCAAGCCCAGGTTGTAGTTGGatatagtcttttttttttttttttttttttttttaaattatttttttggactatatttgatttaatatagAATAAAAGATGagatattatattatatcacaTGTTTAATGGGTGATGTGatataataagttattttatcacttatcttatcttatattcaatagaataaaataaatggtgagatatattaactattttttttcatcaatttcacATGTGATATGTTAATCTCATAGTAAGATATGAGATATACATATCCCatgtattaaaatttatttattttttatcaatttttttattttttaatagactcattttaaaaaataaattgtttattataaattaaatttatgattaaaaaagaaaaactaaacaaatattaataaaataatattaatatatgatatataaattatttttatatatcaaataacataataaaaaaaatttatttgtaaagtttaaatattttaataatgaatattgttaaatataataaaattttcatttttttaaatgataaatatttgaatgtgatataatttttattttaaacattgaaaataatatatatttcatagtattttttagttatttcaaatattatgtcaataaaatatgtatatcaaataatatcatattccattgaaaatcatattataagatatacatatctatcaaatgggatatgatatcttACGATATACATATCTTATCTTATCATGCAACAAAACATACCCtcactttattaaaaatgaatttaaaaaaaaatactttaataattatattttattttttgtgttagaaaaaatgtattttcaaacacacataaaaataatcataaaacatgaattctttaaaattaatttaagtttcaTGACTCACAAATCAAAGATAgtatataaaattatcaaaagatAGTCTAAATGGTGAAATTtagtacatttgataaaaaatatataaaatactaattattttaaataaatatttgaaatttatattttataaattgaaatttctattttatagttttttatcATATGGGTGTACGGAaagacactttttttttttttttgagttttttctcattttatacaattctcaaatttaacaaataaaatttaaaatatcatatttataatttttaataaatgaaaattattttctaaatataaatattatcttatcttttaattaaatatttctttttatatacatttataaatatttcgCAATTAGATCGTAAATTCTCTAACTACTTTTATGGTAAGTCTCAAATATTAACAGATAATATTTCTTGAacgtatatttttttttttcattttttttaaatcgactattaaaataattatagaattattaaatttgctcaaatagatttttgaagaaGCCAATTTCAACTTTTCTTCTAGTCCTGCAAATGCAGAGAATTGGAACTGAAAGCGAGAAGATGAGAGTTTGGTGGCCATCTACCACATGACCGGCTGTTGATTCCACCTACCACACCAAGtctacaattattattattattattattctttataattacaataaaaataatttattttcccataaatagttaaatattaagcaagaaaaagaaaatgagcacGCTATCTCCGAGTCTTAATCACTTCACATACCTCTCAAAGCATCACTAATCGCACTACTTCAGCGCTCTGCTTTCTCTGGACACCGAGACGACGTCGTTTTACAGCAGCCATGGCTCTCCAGTCTTTCGTCGAAGTTCACCCTGACTCTCACTTCCCCATCCAGAACCTTCCGTACGGTGTTTTCCGGCCTGGACCGTCTGCGGAGGCTCGGCCTGGCGTGGCGATCGGAGACTATGTGTTGGATCTCTCGGTGGTTCAGTCCGCCGGTCTGTTCGACGGTCCGATTGTCGGAAAATCCGATTGTTTCCTGCAGGTAAGTTGATTTGGGTCATGCGTGTTGCTTTGTTGGTAGGCGGAGTCGTTTTGTTTGGAGGTGGAGGTTGAAATTTGGAGTGTGTTTTGAGGATGGGAGACTTTGTGTGCTGGTTgctgatttgattttattagtgTGTGGTctcctgtttggttgctgagaaacttgtggaaaagagaaggaaaatgttGAAGGGATAGGTAACCGAATAGTTCCTAGGAGTACGGCTCGACTTGTTGATtttcttactaaaaaaattaagtaaatttttaatttattttttctcgcCAACCAGACATAGTCTTAGGTTGCAATCCTTCGATTGTATACTGCAATTGTCTCCTTATTATTCTACTAACCATAATTTGTAATtatctgtgttttttttttttttttgttaaattccTTCTGTGACATGGTTTATGATGAATATATTTTCTGGTGACTGCTTCATTGTAATTATGATTGGGAGTGTGGCGGAGATGCTGAGAAATGCTTGCGTTTTGCTATTGTTTTGGTGACAGCCGAATCTCAACAAGTTCTTGGGAATGAGGCGGCCTGCATGGAAGGAAGCTCGATCGACACTTCAAAAGCTGCTGTCATGTATGCCCATTTCCTATAATGTTTTGAATCGATGTTatgataattttcctttttcatgggcaaaaagaaaattagacaAAGAGCTCCTAACAAAAGGAGGCAACCTCATGATGTTAATACTAAAAATGAACTAATCTCTAACAAAATTAAGAAGCAACAAACAACTCTTGATTTTTTGATGCAGCTACAGAACCAACACTGCGTGACAATGCAAGCTTGAGGGAAAAAGCACTTGTACCAATGGTAAAATGCATGTATGGTTCTACATATTCAATTAGTCTGGCAATATTTGAATTTCTAATGCTGGTTTTTGTGCTTGATCCTTCAGAACAAGGTAGAAATGTGTCTTCCTATGGTGATAGGGGACTATTCAGACTTCTTTTCGTCCATGCATCATGCAAGGAACTGTGGGAGCATATTTCGTGGACCAGAGGACCCGATTGGAGCAAACTGGTGTgtcaatttgaaatttatggGAAATGGTAGTTGGTCCAGTAAAACAGTAATGTTATTTTGTgaacaaaaattttaatcttCAAGAATGGAATTTGTCAATTGTTTTTCAGGTTCCACCTTCCTATTGCTTATCATGGGCGGGCATCGTCTATTGTTATATCTGGAACTGATCTTATTCGGCCAAAGTAAGAAATTTATCTTgctcaaattttttttgtaatgtcAACAAGGAGTTTAAAATTGAGTGGAATTTATGTATGCTTATATGTCCGTATGCCAATCTTATTGAGGATAGCCTTATAACTCCACTCTTGCCATGTGTTCTCATGAGACAAGCAATGAagcataaaaataaacaatggagtaaaggaagaaaaaaatggagtgGGAATAGATCAACCCTTCTTTGCATATTCTGTTTAGATGTATTTGCAcgtattttctcatgtttagaAAACATAAAAGTATGCCTCagattgttattgttattattatttattattattagtcaCTTGTTTCAGCTCTATTTGGATGAATGCTTTCATTGGCCTAAAAACAAGGCTGAAGAgtacatttacatcttcttacAATCGTGATTGGAGTCTTTAGTAGTCTGAGTTAGTATGATATTGTTTCTCACTCATCTCATTAATCTGAATCATGTCTCATTTTCTACTCTTTTTGTTTCTCTCAGAGGCCAAGGTCATCCAATTGGCAATTCACCATATTTTGGACCTTCAAGAAAGCTAGACTTTGAGCTAGAAATGGTTAGTTGATATGCATTTTTATCctatttaagaattttaaacTCATGATTAATTTTAGTATCAAATTTTGTCTTATGATGAATTTATCGTTATTGCACCAGTTGTCTTGTTGTGATATGTGTTGTCTCTGATTCTATTTGTTAATTATATGGCTTATTTATTGCACCCAGGCTGCTATAGTTGGTCC of the Vitis vinifera cultivar Pinot Noir 40024 chromosome 10, ASM3070453v1 genome contains:
- the LOC100853623 gene encoding fumarylacetoacetase is translated as MALQSFVEVHPDSHFPIQNLPYGVFRPGPSAEARPGVAIGDYVLDLSVVQSAGLFDGPIVGKSDCFLQPNLNKFLGMRRPAWKEARSTLQKLLSSTEPTLRDNASLREKALVPMNKVEMCLPMVIGDYSDFFSSMHHARNCGSIFRGPEDPIGANWFHLPIAYHGRASSIVISGTDLIRPKGQGHPIGNSPYFGPSRKLDFELEMAAIVGPGNELGKPVDVNEAADHIFGLVIMNDWSARDIQAWEYVPLGPFLGKSFGTTLSPWIVTLDALEPFACDAPKQDPPPLPYLAEKISQNYDISLEVGIKPAGHKNSCIVTRSNLKHLYWTLTQQLAHHTINGCNLRPGDLLGTGTISGPEPESLGCLLELTWNGQKPVSLDGTTRGFLEDGDEVTITGYCKGNGYKVGFGTCSGKILPSSP